In a genomic window of Nyctibius grandis isolate bNycGra1 chromosome 4, bNycGra1.pri, whole genome shotgun sequence:
- the EIF4G2 gene encoding eukaryotic translation initiation factor 4 gamma 2, translated as MVEVQEQTPKETGSQAAAINRVRHLRKFPFPPRLYRQPCGPPGPGEADKALGKILRCQAAKVESAIAEGGASRFSASSGGGGGRGAPQHYPKTASNSEFLGKTPGQNAQKWIPSRSTRRDDDSANDKERHDAIFRKVRGILNKLTPEKFDKLCLELLNVGVESKLILKGVILLIVDKALEEPKYSSLYAQLCLRLAEDAPNFDGPSAESHPGQKQSTTFRRLLISKLQDEFENRTRNVDIYDKHDGPLLPEEEEQRAIAKIKMLGNIKFIGELGKLDLIHESILHKCIKTLLEKKKRVQLKDMGEDLECLCQIMRTVGPRLDHAKAKSLMDQYFARMRSLMSSKELPARIRFLLQDTVELREHNWVPRKAFLDNGPKTINQIRQDAVKDLGVFIPAPMSQGMRSDFFLEGPFMPPRMKLDRDPLGGLADMFGQMPGSGIGTGPGVIQDRFSPTMGRHRSNQLFNGHGGHLMPSAQSQFGDLGKSFLKSQGQSQLYHNQNQGLLSQQQGQSKDMPPRFSKKGQLNADEISLRPAQSFLMNKNQVPKLQPQITMIPPSAQPPRTQTPPLGQPPQLGLKTNPPLIQEKPAKTTKKPPPSKEELLKQTEAVVTEYLNNGNANDAVNTVREMRAPKHFIPEMLSKVIIQSLDRSDEDKEKASTLISLLKQEGIATSDNFMQAFLNVLDQCPKLEVDIPLVKSYLAQFAARAIISELVSISELAQPLESGTHFPLFLLCLQQLAKLQDREWLTELFQQSKVNMQKMLPEIDQNKDRMLEILEGKGLSFLFPLLKLEKELLKQIKSDPSPQAIYKWIKDNISPKLHVDKGFVNILMTSFLQYISSEVNPPSDESDSSSAPSKEQLEQEKQLLLSFKPVMQKFLHDHVDLQVSALYALQVHCYNNNFPKGMLLRFFVHFYDMEIIEEEAFLAWKEDITQEFPGKGKALFQVNQWLTWLETAEEEESEEEAD; from the exons ATGGTTGAAGTACAAGAGCAAACCCCGAAGGAAACAGGCAGCCAAGCTGCCGCCATTAACCGAGTACGCCACTTGCGCAAATTTCCATTCCCTCCTAGGCTCTACCGCCAACCATGTGGC CCGCCGGGACCCGGGGAAGCTGACAAGGCCTTAGGGAAG aTTCTTCGTTGTCAAGCCGCCAAAGTGGAGAGTGCGATTGCAGAAGGGGGTGCTTCTCGTTTCAG TGCTTCTTCAGGCGGAGGAGGTGGTAGGGGTGCACCTCAGCACTATCCCAAGACTGCCAGCAACAG CGAGTTCCTGGGGAAAACCCCAGGGCAAAACGCTCAGAAATGGATTCCTTCACGAAGCACTAGACGAGATGACGACTCCGCAAATGACAAAGAACGACATGATGCAATCTTCAGGAAAGTAAGAGG CATACTAAATAAGCTTACTCCTGAAAAGTTTGACAAGCTATGCCTTGAGCTCCTCAATGTGGGTGTAGAATCTAAGCTCATCCTAAAAGGGGTCATACTGCTG aTCGTAGACAAAGCCCTTGAAGAGCCCAAGTATAGCTCATTGTATGCTCAACTATGTCTGCGACTAGCAGAAGATGCACCCAACTTTGATGGCCCATCAGCAGAGAGTCATCCAGGACAGAAGCAAAGCACA ACATTCAGACGCCTCCTAATATCTAAACTTCAAGATGAATTTGAAAACCGAACCAGAAATGTTGATA tctATGATAAGCATGATGGTCCCCTCctccctgaggaggaggaacagagaGCCATTGCCAAGATCAAGATGCTGGGGAACATCAAATTCATTGGAGAACTTGGCAAGCTTGATCTTATTCATGAATCTATCCTTCATAAGTGCATCAAAACA cttttggaaaagaagaagagagtCCAACTCAAAGATATGGGGGAGGATTTGGAGTGCCTCTGTCAGATAATGAGGACAGTGGGACCTAGATTAGACCATGCAAAAGCCAAG TCCTTAATGGATCAGTACTTTGCCCGTATGCGCTCCTTGATGTCAAGTAAGGAATTGCCAGCAAGGATTCGTTTCCTGCTGCAG GATACTGTGGAGTTGAGAGAACACAACTGGGTTCCTCGCAAAGCTTTTCTTGACAATGGACCAAAGACTATCAATCAAATCCGTCAAGATGCAGTAAAA gaTCTGGGAGTTTTTATTCCTGCTCCTATGTCTCAAGGGATGAGAAGCGACTTCTTTCTGGAGGGACCCTTTATGCCACCCAGGATGAAACTTGACAGGGACCCACTCGGAGGGCTTGCTGATATGTTTGGACAAATGCCAG GTAGTGGAATTGGTACTGGTCCAGGGGTTATTCAGGATAGGTTTTCACCCACCATGGGACGCCATCGTTCAAACCAACTTTTCAATGGCCATGGGGGTCACCTCATGCCTTCTGCTCAATCCCAGTTTGGAGATCTAGGcaaatcttttctgaaaagtcaG GGGCAAAGCCAGCTCTACCATAACCAGAATCAGGGACTCTTATCCCAGCAACAAGGACAGTCGAAGGATATGCCACCTCGGTTTTCTAAGAAAGGACAGCTTAATGCAGATGAG ATTAGCCTGAGACCTGCTCAGTCTTTTCTAATGAATAAAAACCAAGTGCCAAAGCTTCAGCCCCAGATAACTATGATTCCTCCCAGTGCTCAACCACCACGCACTCAGACACCACCTTTGGGacag CCTCCTCAACTTGGGCTAAAAACAAATCCACCACTTATACAAGAAAAGCCTGCAAAGACCACCAAGAAACCACCTCCTTCTAAAGAAGAGCTACTTAAACAAACT gaAGCCGTTGTGACTGAGTATCTGAACAATGGAAATGCAAATGATGCTGTCAATACTGTGAGAGAAATGAGAGCTCCAAAACACTTCATTCCTGAGATGCTGAGCAAAGTAATCATTCAATCCCTAGATAGATCAGATgaagacaaagagaaagcaagtaCTTTGATCAGCTTGCTCAAGCAGGAGGGAATAGCCACAAGTGACAACTTCATGCAG GCATTCCTGAATGTATTGGACCAGTGCCCCAAACTGGAGGTGGACATCCCATTGGTGAAATCCTACTTAGCACAGTTTGCAGCCCGTGCCATTATTTCAGAACTGGTGAGCATTTCTGAACTGGCTCAACCACTGGAAAGTGGCACCCATTTCCCTCTCTTCCTGCTTTGCCTTCAGCAGTTAGCTAAGTTACAAGATCGTGAATGGCTAACAGAATTGTTCCAACAAAGCAAAGTGAATATGCAGAAAATGTTACCAG AAATTGACCAGAACAAGGACCGCATGCTGGAGATCTTGGAAGGGAAGGGGCTTAGCTTCTTGTTCCCGCTTCTGAAACTGGAGAAGGAACTGCTAAAGCAAATAAAGTCGGATCCATCCCCTCAAGCCATCTATAAGTGGATTAAAGATAACATTTCACCCAAACTTCATGTAGATAAGGGATTTGTGAATATATTGATGACCAG tttcttGCAGTATATTTCTAGTGAAGTAAACCCACCTAGTGACGAATCGGATTCTTCGTCTGCTCCATCTAAAGAGCAGCTAGAGCAGGAAAAACaactgcttctttccttcaagcCGGTAATGCAGAAGTTCCTCCATGACCATGTTGATCTGCAAGTGAGTGCTTTGTATGCACTCCAGGTGCACTGCTACAACAATAACTTCCCAAAAG GCATGTTACTGCGcttctttgttcatttttatgacATGGAGATCATTGAAGAAGAAGCCTTCTTGGCATGGAAAGAAGATATTACTCAAGAGTTTCCAGGGAAAGGCAAAGCTTTATTCCAG GTAAACCAGTGGCTGACCTGGCTGGAAACTGCTGAAGAAGAAGAATCTGAAGAAGAAGCTGACTAA